One genomic region from Acidimicrobiia bacterium encodes:
- a CDS encoding enoyl-CoA hydratase/isomerase family protein produces MGSFPDYETLGYEERNGVAWVTLNRPERHNAFNSLMQRELHDCWRSLRWQESVRCVVLTGAGDRAFCTGIDRMEQMGGDTDETTDATVVGSHGGTPFHFNDPGDNIGPKSSDLWKPVIAAVNGMACGGAFYMLGEVEFIIAAEHATFFDPHVTYGMTAAFEPIHMSGRMPFGEIMRLSLLGNYERLSARRAFEVGLVSEVVPGPELAAAATWAAEAIASQPQLAIQGTVRAIWAARELSNRQAVALGYAFVGLGTDQDSLAEGQRRFESGERIEWRLR; encoded by the coding sequence ATGGGCTCCTTCCCCGACTACGAGACGCTCGGCTACGAGGAGCGCAACGGTGTCGCCTGGGTGACCCTGAACCGGCCTGAGCGTCACAACGCCTTCAACTCCCTCATGCAGCGCGAGCTCCACGACTGCTGGCGGTCCCTGCGCTGGCAGGAGTCGGTGCGCTGCGTCGTCCTCACCGGAGCCGGCGACCGGGCCTTCTGCACCGGCATCGACCGCATGGAGCAGATGGGCGGCGACACCGACGAGACCACGGACGCCACCGTGGTCGGCTCCCACGGCGGGACGCCGTTCCACTTCAACGACCCCGGCGACAACATCGGGCCGAAGAGCTCCGATCTCTGGAAGCCGGTGATCGCCGCCGTCAACGGCATGGCCTGCGGCGGCGCCTTCTACATGCTCGGCGAGGTCGAGTTCATCATCGCCGCCGAGCACGCCACGTTCTTCGACCCGCACGTCACCTACGGGATGACGGCGGCGTTCGAGCCCATCCACATGTCCGGCCGCATGCCGTTCGGCGAGATCATGCGCCTCTCGCTGCTCGGGAACTACGAGCGGCTGTCGGCGCGCCGGGCCTTCGAGGTCGGCCTGGTGTCGGAGGTGGTCCCCGGGCCGGAGCTGGCGGCCGCGGCGACGTGGGCGGCCGAGGCGATCGCGTCGCAGCCGCAGCTCGCGATCCAGGGGACGGTGCGCGCGATCTGGGCCGCCCGCGAGCTCTCCAATCGCCAGGCGGTGGCCCTCGGCTACGCCTTCGTCGGTCTCGGCACCGACCAGGACTCCCTCGCCGAAGGGCAGCGCCGCTTCGAGTCGGGAGAGCGGATCGAGTGGCGGCTGCGCTGA
- a CDS encoding SDR family NAD(P)-dependent oxidoreductase, producing the protein MGLLDGKVAVVTGAGNGVGRGEAILLADHGAKVVVNDLGGSVTGDGSGDQRVADEVVDVIAGRGGEALANYSSVADFDEAKSIVDAALDRFGRLDAIVNNAGVLRDRMMFSMSPEDFDTVLKVHLYGTWNTMHHASVYWRAESKEGRQPSASIVNTVSSAGLQGQASQINYGAAKAGIAAMTVIASLELSRYGVRANCIGPGGFTRMVGQARADIEVRHPEEYTAFDPMNPGNSAPAVAWLVSDDSKPVTGQVLRMVGNSLCVYEPWRMGEEFFATDKDGSPTQWDPAQVGHILNRYVFHTANPGIDAQRRR; encoded by the coding sequence ATGGGCTTGCTCGACGGGAAAGTGGCGGTCGTCACCGGAGCGGGGAACGGCGTCGGGCGCGGCGAGGCGATCCTGCTCGCCGACCACGGCGCGAAGGTGGTCGTCAACGACCTCGGCGGCTCGGTGACCGGCGACGGGAGCGGCGACCAGCGCGTCGCCGACGAGGTCGTCGACGTGATCGCCGGCCGCGGCGGCGAGGCCCTCGCCAACTACAGCAGCGTCGCCGACTTCGACGAGGCCAAGAGCATCGTCGACGCGGCCCTCGACCGCTTCGGCCGGCTCGACGCGATCGTCAACAACGCCGGCGTGCTGCGGGACCGGATGATGTTCTCGATGAGCCCGGAGGACTTCGACACGGTCCTGAAGGTGCACCTGTACGGGACCTGGAACACCATGCACCACGCCTCGGTGTACTGGCGGGCCGAATCGAAGGAGGGCCGCCAGCCCAGCGCGTCGATCGTCAACACCGTCTCGAGCGCCGGGCTCCAGGGCCAGGCCAGCCAGATCAACTACGGCGCCGCGAAGGCGGGCATCGCGGCCATGACGGTCATCGCCAGCCTCGAGCTCTCCCGCTACGGCGTCCGGGCCAACTGCATCGGGCCCGGGGGGTTCACCCGCATGGTCGGCCAAGCCCGGGCCGACATCGAGGTGAGGCACCCCGAGGAGTACACCGCGTTCGACCCCATGAACCCCGGCAACTCGGCGCCGGCGGTGGCGTGGCTCGTCTCCGACGACTCGAAGCCCGTGACCGGCCAGGTCCTCCGCATGGTCGGGAACTCGCTCTGCGTGTACGAGCCCTGGCGCATGGGCGAGGAGTTCTTCGCCACCGACAAGGACGGCAGCCCCACCCAGTGGGACCCGGCCCAGGTCGGCCACATCCTGAACCGCTACGTGTTCCACACCGCCAACCCGGGCATCGACGCGCAGCGCCGGAGGTAG
- a CDS encoding amidohydrolase family protein: MSEVRVVDADCHILEPPDIWKNWLPERFQEKAPKLAKDPAGGDAWLTAVGGDPDPIGLVSTPGMPWDKFRWFGVTYADARPGCYNGAERLKDMDIDGVWAEVLYPPQRTISHFLGDDDDDFVLAGIDAYNNFLFEEFCAPDPSRLIGLAQMPSLGVDQAVDALRKAKARGAKGVIISNWPSGKESLSADDDPFWAAAVDEGIPVAVHINIVSRKQRATARKSAARTGSAMYDMTSEATRAKAIGGMSHVFSMCAGNITQMIFTGVFERFPELQMCWIETGVGWIPHLIEAIDDRYWRNRVWGDLPIKEPPSAYWYRNNAATFITDRSGIALRHAAGIDNIMWSSDYPHHGNDWPYSRKVIEDTMGHIPNAEKAKIIGENAARIWHIDD, translated from the coding sequence ATGAGCGAGGTCCGCGTCGTCGACGCCGACTGTCACATCCTGGAACCGCCGGACATCTGGAAGAACTGGCTGCCGGAGCGCTTCCAGGAGAAGGCGCCGAAGCTGGCCAAGGACCCGGCCGGGGGCGACGCGTGGCTGACCGCGGTGGGCGGCGATCCCGACCCCATCGGCCTCGTGTCGACGCCCGGCATGCCGTGGGACAAGTTCCGGTGGTTCGGGGTCACCTACGCGGACGCTCGCCCCGGCTGCTACAACGGCGCCGAGCGGCTGAAGGACATGGACATCGACGGGGTGTGGGCCGAGGTGCTCTACCCGCCGCAGCGGACGATCAGCCACTTCCTGGGCGACGACGACGACGACTTCGTGCTCGCCGGCATCGACGCCTACAACAACTTCCTGTTCGAGGAGTTCTGCGCGCCGGATCCCAGCCGCCTCATCGGCCTGGCCCAGATGCCGTCGCTCGGCGTCGATCAGGCGGTCGACGCGCTCCGCAAGGCGAAGGCTCGCGGCGCGAAGGGCGTGATCATCTCGAACTGGCCCTCCGGGAAGGAAAGCCTCTCGGCTGACGATGACCCGTTCTGGGCCGCCGCGGTCGACGAGGGCATCCCCGTCGCCGTCCACATCAACATCGTCAGCCGGAAGCAGCGGGCGACGGCGCGCAAGTCGGCGGCGAGGACCGGCAGCGCGATGTACGACATGACGAGCGAGGCGACGCGCGCGAAGGCGATCGGGGGCATGAGCCACGTCTTCTCGATGTGCGCCGGCAACATCACCCAGATGATCTTCACGGGCGTCTTCGAGCGGTTCCCCGAGCTCCAGATGTGCTGGATCGAGACCGGCGTCGGGTGGATCCCGCACCTCATCGAGGCGATCGACGACCGCTACTGGCGGAACCGGGTGTGGGGGGACCTGCCGATCAAGGAGCCGCCGTCCGCGTACTGGTACCGGAACAACGCGGCAACGTTCATCACCGACCGGTCGGGAATCGCCCTGCGGCACGCGGCCGGGATCGACAACATCATGTGGTCCAGCGACTACCCGCACCACGGCAACGACTGGCCGTACTCGCGGAAGGTCATCGAAGACACGATGGGTCACATCCCGAACGCCGAGAAGGCCAAGATCATCGGCGAGAACGCGGCGCGCATCTGGCACATCGACGACTGA
- a CDS encoding acetyl-CoA acetyltransferase — protein MTAPGTGVAIVGAALSDCGRVDTKSAFDLHFQAASRAIADAGLTKDDVDGFASCGTGILAPIQVAEYCGLRPSWVDGTQVGGSTWEFMVEHAAAAIAAGHAETVVLAYGSTARADLKRRRRTANLSFGDRGPLQFEVPYGHTLIAKYAMSARRHMHEFGTTLDQLAEIAVSTRSNAALNPEAYYRDPITIEDVHRSRLIADPLTKLHCCIRSDGGGAVVLTSADRARDLRQTPVWVLGTGEAVSHTAMTEWPDFTESPARRSAAPAFARAGVTPADVDCCQIYDAFTPMVLLTLEALGFCGRGEGGPFVADGRLRVGGALPTNTDGGGLSACHPGMRGMFLLVEAVRQLRGEAGARQVPDAQLCCVNGTGGWFSSASTVILGRD, from the coding sequence CTGACCGCTCCGGGCACCGGGGTCGCCATCGTCGGCGCGGCCCTGTCGGACTGCGGGCGGGTCGACACGAAGTCGGCGTTCGACCTGCACTTCCAGGCCGCGAGCCGCGCCATCGCCGACGCCGGGCTCACCAAGGACGACGTCGACGGGTTCGCGTCGTGCGGCACCGGGATCCTCGCGCCGATCCAGGTGGCCGAGTACTGCGGCCTCCGACCGAGCTGGGTCGACGGCACCCAAGTCGGCGGCAGCACCTGGGAGTTCATGGTCGAGCACGCGGCGGCGGCCATCGCGGCCGGCCACGCCGAGACCGTCGTGCTCGCCTACGGGTCGACGGCCCGGGCCGACCTGAAGCGCCGCCGTCGGACCGCGAACCTGTCGTTCGGCGACCGGGGCCCCCTGCAGTTTGAGGTGCCGTACGGGCACACGCTCATCGCCAAGTACGCGATGTCGGCGCGTCGCCACATGCACGAGTTCGGCACCACCCTCGACCAGCTGGCCGAGATCGCGGTGTCGACCCGCTCGAACGCGGCGCTGAACCCCGAGGCCTACTACCGGGACCCGATCACGATCGAGGACGTGCACCGATCCCGGCTCATCGCCGACCCGCTCACGAAGCTGCACTGCTGCATCCGAAGCGACGGGGGCGGCGCGGTCGTGCTGACGTCGGCGGATCGGGCTCGCGACCTGCGCCAGACCCCGGTGTGGGTGCTCGGCACGGGCGAGGCGGTCTCCCACACCGCAATGACCGAGTGGCCCGACTTCACCGAGTCCCCGGCCCGGCGCTCGGCCGCGCCCGCGTTCGCACGAGCGGGGGTGACGCCCGCGGACGTCGACTGCTGCCAGATCTACGACGCGTTCACGCCGATGGTGCTGCTCACGCTCGAGGCGCTGGGCTTCTGCGGACGGGGCGAGGGCGGGCCGTTCGTCGCCGATGGCCGGCTGCGCGTCGGTGGGGCGCTCCCGACCAACACCGACGGCGGCGGGCTCTCGGCCTGTCATCCCGGCATGCGCGGGATGTTCCTGCTCGTCGAGGCGGTCCGGCAGCTGCGCGGCGAGGCCGGCGCCCGACAGGTGCCCGACGCCCAGCTGTGCTGCGTGAACGGCACCGGCGGCTGGTTCTCGTCGGCGTCGACGGTGATCCTGGGCCGCGACTGA
- a CDS encoding class I adenylate-forming enzyme family protein: MLAATLREAARRFADVPAAVTEDGWALTYRDLDRISDEVAAGLTRRGLRSGDVLALVLPPGAEYLLSYLAAAKVGAITAGVNDRFTGPERATVLERAQPRLVLTEPGVAVADFDRVELAPAAGADDVHTALRAAEPIPRAVPDDPDRPVAIVFTSGTTGIPKGALYGNRQLAFITATDVGEAWGGGTRSFSGTSFAHLGFMTKLPGNLRRGGTSFILRRWSAHTALTLLAEQRMTTVAGVPTQLALMLRQPDFDAFDLESVRFIVAGGGPITPGLAEEARARFGAALATRYSCTEAGIGLGTAFDDPDEDAVVSVGRPHPAVDLAILDEDDQAVPAGDVGAVCLRSPAVMTAYWRDPDATRAAFTADGFVRTGDLGWLDERGRLRLVGRTKEMYVRGGYNVYPVEVEASLSTHPEVTAVAVVARPDPVMGEVGIAVVVPRHPARPPTLEQLRAHGASRLARYKLPEELRVVEALPLTAMDKVDRRALARHVGQLEAG; encoded by the coding sequence ATGCTCGCCGCCACCCTACGCGAAGCCGCTCGCCGCTTCGCCGACGTGCCCGCCGCGGTAACCGAGGACGGCTGGGCGCTCACGTACCGGGACTTGGATCGCATCTCCGACGAGGTCGCCGCGGGCCTCACGCGCCGCGGCCTCCGGTCCGGTGACGTGCTCGCGCTGGTGCTCCCACCCGGCGCGGAGTACCTCCTCTCCTACCTCGCCGCGGCGAAGGTCGGCGCGATCACCGCGGGCGTGAACGACCGCTTCACCGGGCCCGAGCGCGCGACCGTCCTCGAGCGGGCGCAGCCCCGGCTCGTCCTCACCGAGCCGGGTGTGGCCGTGGCGGACTTCGACCGCGTCGAGCTCGCGCCCGCCGCCGGGGCCGACGACGTGCACACGGCCCTCCGGGCCGCGGAGCCGATCCCCCGAGCCGTCCCCGACGACCCGGATCGGCCGGTCGCGATCGTCTTCACGTCCGGGACGACGGGGATCCCGAAGGGCGCCCTGTACGGGAACCGGCAGCTGGCCTTCATCACCGCCACCGACGTCGGCGAGGCCTGGGGTGGCGGCACCCGCAGCTTCAGCGGCACCTCGTTCGCGCACCTGGGGTTCATGACGAAGCTGCCGGGCAACCTCCGCCGGGGTGGGACCAGCTTCATCCTGCGCCGGTGGAGCGCGCACACCGCGCTGACGCTCCTGGCCGAGCAGCGGATGACGACCGTGGCGGGCGTGCCGACGCAGCTCGCGCTCATGCTGCGCCAGCCCGACTTCGACGCCTTCGACCTCGAGAGCGTGCGCTTCATCGTCGCCGGCGGCGGCCCGATCACGCCCGGTCTGGCCGAGGAGGCCCGGGCCCGGTTCGGCGCCGCGCTCGCGACCCGCTACTCCTGCACCGAGGCCGGGATCGGGCTCGGCACCGCGTTCGACGACCCCGACGAGGACGCCGTCGTGAGCGTCGGACGCCCCCATCCGGCCGTCGACCTCGCGATCCTCGACGAGGACGACCAGGCGGTGCCGGCGGGCGACGTCGGCGCCGTCTGCCTGCGCTCGCCCGCGGTCATGACCGCCTACTGGCGGGACCCCGACGCCACCCGCGCCGCGTTCACCGCCGACGGGTTCGTGCGCACCGGCGACCTGGGTTGGCTCGACGAGCGCGGGCGCCTGCGCCTCGTGGGCCGCACCAAGGAGATGTACGTCCGCGGCGGCTACAACGTCTACCCGGTCGAGGTCGAGGCGTCGCTCTCGACCCACCCCGAGGTGACCGCCGTCGCCGTGGTGGCTCGACCCGACCCGGTCATGGGCGAGGTGGGGATCGCGGTCGTCGTGCCTCGCCACCCCGCCCGTCCGCCGACGCTCGAGCAGCTCCGCGCCCACGGAGCCAGCCGCCTGGCTCGCTACAAGCTGCCCGAGGAGCTGCGGGTCGTCGAGGCCCTCCCGCTCACGGCCATGGACAAGGTCGACCGGCGCGCCCTCGCCCGACACGTCGGCCAGCTCGAGGCGGGCTGA
- a CDS encoding SDR family oxidoreductase, giving the protein MGRLEDRVAVITGAGQGIGLAYAERFLQEGAKVVVAEINEDRARSAMQHLDGKGDVEFVRTDISDEQSALDCAAETKQRFGRLDILVNNAALYYDIDNERNDYGYLKRVFDVNLHGAWLMARACAPHMVEQHRGRIINQSSGAAYIYNMTPPGDFHEVAAFTYSQTKWGVVGLTKFLAGQLGQYNITVNCIAPGVTMTEATKKIVPDSIIDMLPMMSAMKRKLDAWDLTGAALFFASDDAELVTGQVLCVDGGACMPA; this is encoded by the coding sequence ATGGGTCGGCTGGAGGACCGGGTGGCCGTGATCACCGGCGCCGGGCAGGGGATCGGCTTGGCCTACGCCGAGCGCTTCCTCCAGGAGGGAGCGAAGGTCGTCGTGGCCGAGATCAACGAGGACCGCGCCCGCTCCGCGATGCAGCACCTCGACGGCAAGGGCGACGTCGAGTTCGTCCGCACGGACATCTCGGACGAGCAGTCGGCGCTCGACTGCGCGGCGGAGACGAAGCAGCGGTTCGGCCGGCTCGACATCCTCGTCAACAACGCCGCCCTGTACTACGACATCGACAACGAGCGCAACGACTACGGGTACCTGAAGCGCGTCTTCGACGTGAACCTGCACGGCGCGTGGCTCATGGCCCGCGCCTGCGCGCCCCACATGGTGGAGCAGCACCGCGGGCGGATCATCAACCAGTCCTCCGGCGCGGCCTATATCTACAACATGACGCCACCGGGCGACTTCCACGAGGTGGCGGCGTTCACCTACAGCCAGACCAAGTGGGGCGTCGTCGGGCTCACGAAGTTCCTGGCCGGCCAGCTCGGTCAGTACAACATCACCGTGAACTGCATCGCTCCGGGTGTCACGATGACCGAAGCGACGAAGAAGATCGTCCCCGACAGCATCATCGACATGCTCCCGATGATGAGCGCCATGAAGCGCAAGCTCGACGCCTGGGACCTCACGGGGGCGGCGCTGTTCTTCGCCAGCGACGACGCTGAGCTCGTGACGGGTCAGGTGCTGTGCGTCGACGGCGGCGCCTGCATGCCGGCATGA
- a CDS encoding CoA transferase: MPGHRPGRPGLAVQEEALATALLDGLRVLDLAGEPAAMTGRILADLGAQVVLVEPPGGHPLRVQAARFLAWGAGKDPVTVTGPDDPALDRLLGGADLVVDTPGFPGALTLDPARAPDAVWVSVTPFGGRGPRSGWSASDLGVMAASANMYSTGDPDRAPVRCTEPSGYAHTGPEAAFAALTALWTGRPQRVDVSMQETVFSANMGTPARFPQTGFRGVRRGASIGRTREIWPTRDGFVSFGLRGGKARVPSLRLITRLVADAGLDASALEAQDWSTWSPNSADDAVLRAVEAPIAEYFATRTMQELYDTACATNLMLAPANSPREILASLQLEARGFFTTLGSVPQFPATFVHVRDRHGKVDPAGPRAPAPEEAGGPTPPTWSAGPRPSPRPGPPTEGAWHGVRILEFGSGAAGPIATRYFVEHGATVLRVESRSRPDFLRVYALGPDNPHGLEGAPMYDALNVGKRNVTLNLKDPDAVELVRRLVVEWADAVAENFAPRAMKSFGLDYDSLAARKPDLVMVSACLNGQTGPHRDYPGFGGQGAALSGFNWLTGWPDRAPVGPHGTITDSLAPRFVATALAAGLDYRRRTGRGVYLDLAQVETGVYSLAPWLIAYQRDGVVGTRAGNRSPRAVPHGAFRCAPEAGVDDRWVALATWTDEAWGALAAVVGLDDPELATVAARQARIDEVEAAVEAWTSGRTRAAVCEALQPLGIEAVPVEDFGDVHDDPQVAARDHFVPLVHPVMGPGWYERTGFRLSDSPAGYKRAGPTLGQDNDWVLGELLGLSSAEQDRLREQGAVE; encoded by the coding sequence TTGCCGGGGCACCGACCGGGCCGCCCCGGGCTCGCGGTCCAGGAGGAAGCACTGGCGACGGCCCTGCTCGACGGCCTGCGCGTCCTCGACCTGGCCGGCGAGCCGGCGGCGATGACCGGCCGCATCCTCGCCGACCTCGGCGCGCAGGTCGTGCTCGTCGAGCCGCCGGGCGGCCATCCGCTGCGGGTGCAGGCCGCCCGGTTCCTCGCCTGGGGCGCCGGGAAGGATCCCGTCACCGTCACCGGCCCCGACGACCCCGCCCTCGACCGACTGCTCGGCGGCGCCGACCTCGTCGTCGACACGCCGGGCTTCCCCGGCGCCCTCACGCTCGATCCGGCGCGGGCGCCGGACGCGGTGTGGGTCAGCGTCACCCCCTTCGGCGGGCGCGGGCCCCGCAGCGGCTGGTCCGCGAGCGACCTCGGGGTCATGGCGGCGAGCGCCAACATGTACTCCACCGGGGATCCCGACCGCGCGCCCGTCCGCTGCACCGAGCCGTCCGGGTACGCGCACACCGGCCCCGAGGCCGCCTTCGCGGCCCTGACCGCGCTGTGGACCGGGCGCCCACAGCGCGTCGACGTCTCCATGCAGGAGACCGTCTTCTCGGCCAACATGGGGACGCCGGCGCGCTTCCCCCAGACCGGGTTCCGCGGCGTCCGCCGCGGCGCGAGCATCGGCCGCACCCGCGAGATCTGGCCGACCCGCGACGGGTTCGTGTCGTTCGGGCTGCGAGGCGGCAAGGCCCGGGTGCCGAGCCTCCGGCTCATCACCCGCCTCGTCGCCGACGCCGGCCTCGACGCCTCCGCGCTCGAGGCGCAGGACTGGTCGACGTGGTCGCCGAACAGCGCCGACGACGCGGTGCTGCGCGCCGTCGAGGCCCCGATCGCCGAGTACTTCGCCACGCGCACGATGCAGGAGCTCTACGACACCGCGTGCGCGACGAACCTCATGCTGGCGCCGGCGAACTCGCCCCGGGAGATCCTGGCCAGCCTCCAGCTCGAGGCGCGCGGGTTCTTCACCACGCTGGGATCGGTCCCCCAGTTCCCCGCCACGTTCGTCCACGTGCGCGACCGGCATGGCAAGGTCGACCCCGCCGGGCCGCGCGCGCCCGCACCCGAGGAGGCCGGCGGCCCGACCCCGCCGACCTGGTCCGCCGGGCCGCGTCCCTCGCCGCGGCCCGGACCACCGACCGAGGGAGCGTGGCACGGGGTCCGGATCCTCGAGTTCGGATCCGGGGCTGCGGGGCCGATCGCGACGCGCTACTTCGTGGAGCACGGGGCCACCGTCTTGCGCGTCGAGTCGCGCAGCCGTCCCGACTTCCTCCGGGTCTACGCCCTCGGCCCCGACAACCCGCACGGGCTCGAGGGGGCCCCCATGTACGACGCGCTGAACGTCGGGAAGCGCAACGTGACCCTGAACCTGAAGGACCCCGACGCGGTGGAGCTGGTGCGTCGGCTCGTCGTTGAGTGGGCCGACGCCGTCGCTGAGAACTTCGCGCCGCGCGCCATGAAGTCGTTCGGGCTCGACTACGACTCCCTGGCGGCCCGCAAGCCCGACCTCGTGATGGTGAGCGCGTGCCTGAACGGCCAGACCGGCCCCCACCGCGACTATCCCGGGTTCGGCGGCCAGGGGGCCGCGCTCTCGGGCTTCAACTGGCTGACCGGCTGGCCCGACCGGGCGCCCGTCGGCCCCCACGGCACGATCACCGACTCGCTCGCACCCCGGTTCGTCGCCACCGCGCTCGCCGCCGGCCTCGACTACCGGCGTCGGACCGGGCGCGGCGTCTACCTCGACCTGGCCCAGGTCGAGACCGGCGTGTACTCGCTCGCCCCGTGGCTCATCGCCTACCAGCGCGACGGGGTCGTCGGCACCCGAGCCGGCAACCGGAGCCCGCGCGCCGTGCCCCACGGCGCGTTCCGCTGCGCGCCCGAGGCCGGCGTCGACGACCGCTGGGTCGCGCTCGCGACCTGGACCGACGAGGCCTGGGGCGCCCTGGCCGCGGTGGTCGGACTCGACGACCCGGAGCTGGCGACGGTCGCCGCCCGCCAGGCCCGTATCGACGAGGTCGAAGCCGCGGTCGAGGCCTGGACCTCCGGGCGCACCCGCGCCGCGGTGTGCGAGGCCCTGCAGCCCCTCGGCATCGAGGCGGTGCCCGTGGAGGACTTCGGCGACGTCCACGACGACCCGCAGGTCGCGGCGCGCGACCACTTCGTGCCGCTCGTGCACCCGGTGATGGGACCCGGCTGGTACGAGCGCACCGGCTTCCGCCTCTCCGACAGCCCGGCCGGCTACAAGCGGGCGGGCCCCACCCTCGGCCAGGACAACGACTGGGTCCTCGGGGAGCTGCTCGGCCTCTCGTCCGCCGAGCAGGACCGGCTGCGAGAGCAGGGCGCCGTCGAGTGA
- a CDS encoding MaoC family dehydratase N-terminal domain-containing protein, protein MAVDTSIVGKPTGAFKVRIERGPVSFFAAAVQDDNPVYRDPKAARAAGFDSIPAPPTFSFAMQHMGRWEEEQPEDPTVGQNPMHAVMGELYGKGALILHGEQEFTYHRPIVVGDVLVGEGKILAVYERETDAAVMTFVVVETTWRHEQSKAPVVTETFNLIGRTRKG, encoded by the coding sequence ATGGCTGTCGACACGAGCATCGTCGGGAAACCCACCGGCGCGTTCAAGGTTCGGATCGAGCGCGGCCCGGTGAGCTTCTTCGCCGCCGCGGTGCAGGACGACAACCCGGTGTACCGGGATCCGAAGGCGGCGCGCGCCGCCGGCTTCGACTCGATCCCGGCCCCGCCCACGTTCTCGTTCGCGATGCAGCACATGGGCCGGTGGGAGGAGGAGCAGCCCGAGGACCCGACCGTGGGCCAGAACCCGATGCACGCGGTCATGGGCGAGCTGTACGGGAAGGGCGCGCTCATCCTCCACGGCGAGCAGGAGTTCACCTACCACCGCCCGATCGTCGTCGGGGACGTGCTGGTGGGGGAGGGGAAGATCCTGGCCGTCTACGAGCGCGAGACCGACGCCGCGGTCATGACCTTCGTCGTCGTCGAGACCACGTGGCGGCACGAGCAGTCGAAGGCGCCCGTCGTCACCGAGACGTTCAACCTGATCGGCCGGACCCGCAAGGGCTGA
- a CDS encoding helix-turn-helix domain-containing protein, with protein MGADASYKSLPRPDGGSAGLPAQQRELRAQGRRTLGRLLDGGLRVFARRGYHAARVDDIVRAARTSHGTFYLYFSNKEDLLRALAVDCAHRLTELAAAVGPIGADAAGRAELRRFLGRFLDIYRHYGPVIRAWMEDQVGDRQVDRLGVRAFTAIGDRLALRMREAGAPPAGEAAAVGALMAMLERFSYGVASGRIAAGDAATLDTLTTVVHRGFFGAPGPAPA; from the coding sequence GTGGGCGCCGACGCATCGTACAAGTCATTGCCGCGGCCGGACGGCGGCAGCGCCGGGCTCCCAGCGCAGCAGCGCGAGCTGCGGGCCCAGGGCCGGCGCACGCTGGGGCGGCTCCTCGACGGGGGCCTGCGGGTCTTCGCCCGGCGGGGCTACCACGCCGCCCGCGTCGACGACATCGTGCGCGCCGCCCGCACGTCGCACGGGACCTTCTACCTCTATTTCTCGAACAAGGAGGACCTGCTGCGAGCCCTGGCCGTCGACTGCGCCCATCGGCTCACCGAGCTCGCCGCCGCCGTCGGGCCGATCGGCGCCGACGCCGCCGGTCGCGCCGAGCTGCGCCGCTTCCTCGGTCGCTTCCTCGACATCTACCGCCACTACGGCCCGGTGATTCGCGCCTGGATGGAGGATCAGGTCGGCGACCGCCAGGTCGACCGGCTCGGCGTCCGCGCGTTCACCGCCATCGGCGACCGGCTCGCGCTCCGCATGCGGGAGGCGGGCGCGCCCCCGGCGGGCGAGGCCGCGGCGGTGGGCGCGCTGATGGCCATGCTCGAGCGCTTCAGCTACGGGGTCGCCTCGGGCCGGATCGCGGCCGGCGACGCCGCGACGCTCGACACGCTCACCACCGTCGTCCACCGCGGGTTCTTCGGCGCTCCCGGTCCGGCCCCCGCCTGA